A window of the Chanodichthys erythropterus isolate Z2021 chromosome 21, ASM2448905v1, whole genome shotgun sequence genome harbors these coding sequences:
- the rgl3a gene encoding ral guanine nucleotide dissociation stimulator-like 1 isoform X1, with protein sequence MRSSLVVSGGEKGLRARLGRMRHLLCQTGHHVDVQMDEEPGVWLRSFHLLDLEERSEDPVQEWGEEVEDGAVYGVTLHREPIQPPPDAAENDSAFGFMQYRTLKVRRLKAATLERLVTELVNPKCPDPDYTQIFLSTYRAFTSTNALIELLFQREDMVTNLDNSVCIRSSLPCLIRLWLDDYHEDLRDSPDHQVLRLLCVHLRHRLCFRRLVHQADALLRKFQTEDKHMGRSAEASAAGVESPATEDTMDRQDIEELGDVLAFPAQEIAEQLTLLDAELFVKVVPFHCLGCIWSQRDKKENRNLAPTVRATIAQFNAVTNCVITSLLCPSATSPSGSPSCPRSSPTHRAKIIEKWVSVAQECRQLRNFSSLRAILSALQSNAVYRLKKTWAAVSRESMTAFDQLCDTCSDENCVLINREILVEEGSQSAEVDTHSAPKSPRLSPTSKHKNPSNGEVPYLGTYLTVLTMLDTALSDNVQGGLINFEKRRKEFEILSQIRQLQASCAQYTLQSHPHIISWINSSMPLSDQKSYELSRELEPPVDPCPGSPNPWSHRLITKKLTSLLSGSENFSKKTLADQISVSSSGSSGSEMEDLSSPNLSPLGYKSPSVSCQDISVDTPTITLTPPTSFRRSLQGDLSDSPSPTSSATSSSSSSSSPSLQLHASLHPMYNKQVADTCIIRVSVEFGNGNVYKSILITSQDKTAQVIQRALEKHNLEEMNCQDFSLTQVLSNDKELLIPDKANVFYAMCTTANYDFVLRQLYKNISRAPGSSWSPGAVQRGRK encoded by the exons ATGAGGTCGTCTCTGGTGGTGTCTGGGGGAGAGAAGGGTCTGCGGGCACGACTGGGACGAATGAGGCATCTGCTGTGTCAGACTGGGCATCATGTGGATGTGCAGATGGACGAGGAGCCCGGCGTTTGGCTCAGGAGCTTCCATCTGCTGGACCTTGAGGAACGCAGTGAG GACCCAGTGCAGGAGTGGGGAGAGGAGGTGGAAGACGGGGCTGTCTATGGGGTCACTCTTCACCGAGAACCCATCCAACCCCCACCTGATGCCGCTGAGAACGATTCCGCCTTTGGCTTCATGCAGTATCGCACACTGAAGGTCCGCAGGCTTAAAGCAGCCACTCTGGAGCGTCTTGTCACAGAATTGGTGAACCCGAAGTGCCCTGACCCAGATTACACGCAAATCTTCCTCTCCACCTACAGAGCCTTTACCAGCACAAATGCTCTTATAGAACTCCTGTTTCAAAG AGAGGACATGGTCACCAATCTGGACAACAGTGTCTGTATCAGGAG TTCTCTGCCCTGTCTGATCCGGCTGTGGTTAGACGATTATCACGAGGACCTTCGGGACTCTCCGGATCACCAGGTTCTCCGGCTGCTCTGTGTTCATCTGCGTCATCGCCTTTGTTTCAGACGTCTGGTTCATCAAGCCGATGCTCTTCTCAGAAAATTTCAGACTGAAG ACAAGCACATGGGTAGATCAGCAGAAGCCAGTGCTGCTGGTGTAGAGAGTCCAGCAACTGAAGACACCATGGACAGACAGGACATAGAAGAGTTGGGGGATGTACTGGCCTTCCCCGCACAAGAGATAGCTGAGCAGCTCACGCTATTAGACGCT GAACTCTTTGTCAAAGTGGTTCCGTTTCACTGCCTTGGCTGCATTTGGTCTCAAAGGGACAAGAAAGAGAACCGGAATCTAGCGCCCACGGTCCGTGCAACCATCGCCCAGTTTAATGCGGTCACTAACTGCGTTATCACCTCTCTGCTGTGCCCTTCTGCAACCTCCCCTTCCGGCTCCCCATCCTGCCCTCGTAGCAGCCCTACGCACAGGGCAAAGATTATTGAGAAGTGGGTCTCTGTGGCTCAG GAGTGCCGGCAGTTAAGAAACTTCTCCTCTCTAAGAGCCATCTTATCTGCTCTTCAGTCCAATGCTGTCTACCGGCTAAAGAAAACCTGGGCAGCAGTCAGCAG GGAGAGTATGACTGCTTTTGATCAGCTGTGCGACACCTGTTCTGATGAGAACTGTGTGCTGATCAATCGAGAGATCCTTGTAGAG GAAGGAAGCCAGTCAGCAGAGGTAGACACTCACTCTGCACCAAAGTCTCCCAGACTTAGTCCTACTTCTAAGCACAAG AACCCCTCCAATGGTGAGGTGCCGTACTTGGGCACTTATCTGACAGTTCTCACCATGTTGGACACAGCGCTAAGTGATAATGTACAG GGAGGTCTCATCAACTTTGAGAAGCGTAGAAAA GAGTTTGAGATCCTGTCTCAGATCAGACAGCTGCAGGCATCATGTGCTCAGTACACTCTACAATCACATCCTCACATAATTTCCTGGATCAACAGCAGCATGCCCCTTTCCGACCAGAAGAG TTATGAGTTGTCAAGAGAGTTGGAGCCACCAGTTGACCCCTGTCCAGGCTCTCCCAACCCCTGGAGCCACCGGCTCATCACCAAGAAACTGACCTC ATTGCTGTCTGGCAGTGAGAACTTCTCAAAGAAAACTCTTGCTGATCAGATCAGTGTATCATCCTCTGGCTCCAGTGGCTCAGAGATGGAAGACCTCAGCAGCCCCAACCTGTCACCCCTTGGATACAAA TCACCGTCAGTATCCTGTCAGGACATCTCAGTAGACACACCCACCATCACTCTGACTCCGCCCACCTCCTTTCGAAGATCCCTCCAGGGAGATCTGTCTGACAGCCCCTCCCCTACTTCATCTGCAACATCTTCATCATCGTCGTCATCCTCTCCTTCTCTCCAGCTGCATGCTTCCCTTCATCCAATGTACAACAAGCAAGTTGCCGATACTTGTATTATCAGAGTCAGCGTGGAATTTGGCAATGGAAACgtttataaaagtattttg ATAACCAGTCAGGACAAGACAGCTCAGGTGATTCAGAGAGCTCTAGAGAAACACAACTTGGAGGAGATGAACTGCCAGGATTTTAGTCTCACACAAGTGCTTTCTAATGACAAAG agTTGCTGATCCCAGACAAAGCCAACGTGTTCTATGCCATGTGCACCACTGCCAACTATGACTTTGTGCTTCGTCAGCTTTACAAAAACATCAGCAGGGCTCCTGGTTCATCCTGGAGTCCTGGAGCAGTACAGAGGGGACGCAAGTAA
- the rgl3a gene encoding ral guanine nucleotide dissociation stimulator-like 1 isoform X2 — MGKWEFTMDPVQEWGEEVEDGAVYGVTLHREPIQPPPDAAENDSAFGFMQYRTLKVRRLKAATLERLVTELVNPKCPDPDYTQIFLSTYRAFTSTNALIELLFQREDMVTNLDNSVCIRSSLPCLIRLWLDDYHEDLRDSPDHQVLRLLCVHLRHRLCFRRLVHQADALLRKFQTEDKHMGRSAEASAAGVESPATEDTMDRQDIEELGDVLAFPAQEIAEQLTLLDAELFVKVVPFHCLGCIWSQRDKKENRNLAPTVRATIAQFNAVTNCVITSLLCPSATSPSGSPSCPRSSPTHRAKIIEKWVSVAQECRQLRNFSSLRAILSALQSNAVYRLKKTWAAVSRESMTAFDQLCDTCSDENCVLINREILVEEGSQSAEVDTHSAPKSPRLSPTSKHKNPSNGEVPYLGTYLTVLTMLDTALSDNVQGGLINFEKRRKEFEILSQIRQLQASCAQYTLQSHPHIISWINSSMPLSDQKSYELSRELEPPVDPCPGSPNPWSHRLITKKLTSLLSGSENFSKKTLADQISVSSSGSSGSEMEDLSSPNLSPLGYKSPSVSCQDISVDTPTITLTPPTSFRRSLQGDLSDSPSPTSSATSSSSSSSSPSLQLHASLHPMYNKQVADTCIIRVSVEFGNGNVYKSILITSQDKTAQVIQRALEKHNLEEMNCQDFSLTQVLSNDKELLIPDKANVFYAMCTTANYDFVLRQLYKNISRAPGSSWSPGAVQRGRK; from the exons ATGGGGAAATGGGAGTTCACAATG GACCCAGTGCAGGAGTGGGGAGAGGAGGTGGAAGACGGGGCTGTCTATGGGGTCACTCTTCACCGAGAACCCATCCAACCCCCACCTGATGCCGCTGAGAACGATTCCGCCTTTGGCTTCATGCAGTATCGCACACTGAAGGTCCGCAGGCTTAAAGCAGCCACTCTGGAGCGTCTTGTCACAGAATTGGTGAACCCGAAGTGCCCTGACCCAGATTACACGCAAATCTTCCTCTCCACCTACAGAGCCTTTACCAGCACAAATGCTCTTATAGAACTCCTGTTTCAAAG AGAGGACATGGTCACCAATCTGGACAACAGTGTCTGTATCAGGAG TTCTCTGCCCTGTCTGATCCGGCTGTGGTTAGACGATTATCACGAGGACCTTCGGGACTCTCCGGATCACCAGGTTCTCCGGCTGCTCTGTGTTCATCTGCGTCATCGCCTTTGTTTCAGACGTCTGGTTCATCAAGCCGATGCTCTTCTCAGAAAATTTCAGACTGAAG ACAAGCACATGGGTAGATCAGCAGAAGCCAGTGCTGCTGGTGTAGAGAGTCCAGCAACTGAAGACACCATGGACAGACAGGACATAGAAGAGTTGGGGGATGTACTGGCCTTCCCCGCACAAGAGATAGCTGAGCAGCTCACGCTATTAGACGCT GAACTCTTTGTCAAAGTGGTTCCGTTTCACTGCCTTGGCTGCATTTGGTCTCAAAGGGACAAGAAAGAGAACCGGAATCTAGCGCCCACGGTCCGTGCAACCATCGCCCAGTTTAATGCGGTCACTAACTGCGTTATCACCTCTCTGCTGTGCCCTTCTGCAACCTCCCCTTCCGGCTCCCCATCCTGCCCTCGTAGCAGCCCTACGCACAGGGCAAAGATTATTGAGAAGTGGGTCTCTGTGGCTCAG GAGTGCCGGCAGTTAAGAAACTTCTCCTCTCTAAGAGCCATCTTATCTGCTCTTCAGTCCAATGCTGTCTACCGGCTAAAGAAAACCTGGGCAGCAGTCAGCAG GGAGAGTATGACTGCTTTTGATCAGCTGTGCGACACCTGTTCTGATGAGAACTGTGTGCTGATCAATCGAGAGATCCTTGTAGAG GAAGGAAGCCAGTCAGCAGAGGTAGACACTCACTCTGCACCAAAGTCTCCCAGACTTAGTCCTACTTCTAAGCACAAG AACCCCTCCAATGGTGAGGTGCCGTACTTGGGCACTTATCTGACAGTTCTCACCATGTTGGACACAGCGCTAAGTGATAATGTACAG GGAGGTCTCATCAACTTTGAGAAGCGTAGAAAA GAGTTTGAGATCCTGTCTCAGATCAGACAGCTGCAGGCATCATGTGCTCAGTACACTCTACAATCACATCCTCACATAATTTCCTGGATCAACAGCAGCATGCCCCTTTCCGACCAGAAGAG TTATGAGTTGTCAAGAGAGTTGGAGCCACCAGTTGACCCCTGTCCAGGCTCTCCCAACCCCTGGAGCCACCGGCTCATCACCAAGAAACTGACCTC ATTGCTGTCTGGCAGTGAGAACTTCTCAAAGAAAACTCTTGCTGATCAGATCAGTGTATCATCCTCTGGCTCCAGTGGCTCAGAGATGGAAGACCTCAGCAGCCCCAACCTGTCACCCCTTGGATACAAA TCACCGTCAGTATCCTGTCAGGACATCTCAGTAGACACACCCACCATCACTCTGACTCCGCCCACCTCCTTTCGAAGATCCCTCCAGGGAGATCTGTCTGACAGCCCCTCCCCTACTTCATCTGCAACATCTTCATCATCGTCGTCATCCTCTCCTTCTCTCCAGCTGCATGCTTCCCTTCATCCAATGTACAACAAGCAAGTTGCCGATACTTGTATTATCAGAGTCAGCGTGGAATTTGGCAATGGAAACgtttataaaagtattttg ATAACCAGTCAGGACAAGACAGCTCAGGTGATTCAGAGAGCTCTAGAGAAACACAACTTGGAGGAGATGAACTGCCAGGATTTTAGTCTCACACAAGTGCTTTCTAATGACAAAG agTTGCTGATCCCAGACAAAGCCAACGTGTTCTATGCCATGTGCACCACTGCCAACTATGACTTTGTGCTTCGTCAGCTTTACAAAAACATCAGCAGGGCTCCTGGTTCATCCTGGAGTCCTGGAGCAGTACAGAGGGGACGCAAGTAA